In Alkalilimnicola sp. S0819, one genomic interval encodes:
- a CDS encoding DMT family transporter → MDKDRTLGLRLVAGGVLVLSFDALLVRLADAPALTVIFWRGLCIALSLGLWFTVKAGLRGWRRQARGGRGVILVALFFAVDTVLFVTAITHTAVANTVVILSASPLFAAMFSALFLHERLALRTWLAAALIFVGVLVVFAGSLGSGGLWGDLAALTAACTLAATFTLLRYYPQLERVPVVAASGLVSMTLVLPFAQPFGLPPESYGWLALMGLLQMPLAMVLLAVGPRYLPAPEVSLLMLLETLLGPLWVWWALGEQPPGNTVLGGLLIVGTLLAYFLAGRRFGTP, encoded by the coding sequence ATGGACAAGGACAGAACGCTGGGGCTGCGGCTGGTGGCCGGCGGCGTACTGGTGCTCAGCTTCGATGCGCTGCTGGTGCGTCTCGCCGATGCCCCGGCGCTGACGGTAATCTTCTGGCGCGGGCTATGCATCGCGCTCTCGCTAGGCCTGTGGTTCACCGTCAAGGCCGGGTTGCGGGGCTGGCGGCGCCAGGCTCGGGGCGGGCGCGGCGTGATCCTGGTGGCCTTGTTCTTCGCTGTGGACACCGTGCTGTTCGTCACCGCCATTACCCACACCGCGGTGGCCAACACGGTGGTGATCCTGAGCGCCTCGCCCCTGTTCGCGGCCATGTTCAGCGCGCTGTTTCTGCACGAACGCCTGGCGCTGCGTACCTGGTTGGCGGCGGCGCTGATCTTCGTCGGCGTGCTGGTGGTGTTCGCCGGTTCGCTGGGCAGCGGAGGGCTGTGGGGAGACCTGGCGGCGCTGACCGCCGCCTGCACCCTGGCGGCGACCTTCACGCTGCTGCGCTATTATCCGCAATTGGAACGCGTCCCGGTGGTGGCGGCCAGCGGCTTGGTATCGATGACGTTGGTGCTGCCCTTCGCGCAGCCCTTTGGCCTGCCGCCGGAAAGCTACGGCTGGCTGGCGTTGATGGGCCTGTTGCAGATGCCGCTTGCGATGGTGCTGCTGGCGGTGGGGCCGCGTTATCTGCCGGCCCCCGAAGTCAGTCTGCTGATGTTGCTGGAGACCCTGTTGGGGCCGCTGTGGGTCTGGTGGGCGCTGGGCGAGCAGCCGCCCGGCAACACGGTGCTGGGCGGCCTGCTGATCGTGGGAACACTGTTGGCTTACTTTCTGGCGGGCCGGCGCTTCGGAACGCCCTGA
- a CDS encoding EF-hand domain-containing protein, with protein sequence MASVDGERWDEMRAAFEAADRDGDGLIDATEFEGFADQLALAADSRVARQAFGEIDRNGDGRISLDEFAHWWGGD encoded by the coding sequence ATGGCCAGCGTGGACGGCGAACGATGGGATGAGATGCGGGCGGCCTTCGAGGCGGCGGACCGGGACGGCGATGGGCTGATCGACGCCACCGAGTTCGAGGGCTTCGCCGACCAACTGGCGCTGGCCGCGGACTCCCGGGTGGCGCGCCAGGCCTTCGGGGAGATCGACCGCAACGGCGACGGGCGGATCAGCCTGGACGAGTTCGCCCACTGGTGGGGCGGCGACTGA
- a CDS encoding ATP-grasp domain-containing protein produces the protein MPRNVFVLGMRDWQRAELESIDHAEEHRFHGLLDHQTLVCSHAPFDELLAACRAHLAAFRGAIDAVICHWDYPSSCLAPVLAADYGLPGPSLEAVLRCEHKYWARLEQLKAVPECVPAFQALNPFDPHAADKLVLNYPFWLKPVKGFSSQLGFHIESRHQLEEALGRTRAHIATLGRPFNQTLALADLPKRVARVDGLYCLAESFMSGVQAAPEGYARNGQVFIHGIIDMLKDPAGHSFTEYRYPSRLPETIQAHMIDVCKRLIAAIGFDQGCFNVEFLWDEARDKLWLVEVNPRISQSHSDLFLKVDGMSNHEIAVAVALGRAPRFRRAGGRYKAAGMFMLNKYGDAEILRVPHPEELEALAREFPDAHLMLEAREGIRLSELPNQDAYRYVVGEASIGGEDDADLQAKFQRLLARAPFEFSDHRPLNQ, from the coding sequence ATGCCCAGGAATGTTTTCGTACTCGGCATGCGCGACTGGCAGCGCGCCGAACTGGAAAGCATCGATCACGCCGAGGAGCACCGCTTCCACGGCCTTCTTGATCATCAGACCCTGGTCTGCAGCCACGCCCCCTTCGATGAGCTGCTGGCCGCCTGCCGCGCCCATCTCGCCGCCTTCCGCGGCGCCATCGACGCGGTAATCTGCCACTGGGACTACCCCTCCAGCTGCCTTGCCCCGGTGCTGGCCGCCGATTACGGCCTGCCCGGCCCCAGCCTGGAGGCGGTGCTGCGCTGCGAGCACAAGTATTGGGCGCGGCTGGAGCAACTCAAGGCCGTGCCCGAGTGCGTCCCCGCCTTCCAGGCCCTCAACCCCTTCGACCCGCATGCCGCCGACAAGCTGGTACTGAACTACCCCTTCTGGCTCAAGCCGGTGAAAGGCTTCTCCTCGCAACTGGGCTTCCACATCGAAAGCCGCCACCAGCTGGAAGAGGCCCTGGGCAGGACCCGCGCGCACATCGCCACCCTGGGCAGGCCCTTCAACCAGACCCTTGCCCTGGCCGATCTGCCCAAGCGGGTGGCGCGCGTCGATGGCCTGTACTGCCTGGCGGAGAGTTTCATGAGTGGCGTGCAGGCCGCCCCGGAAGGCTATGCCCGGAATGGGCAGGTGTTCATCCACGGCATCATTGACATGCTCAAGGACCCCGCCGGGCACAGCTTCACCGAATACCGCTATCCATCCCGGCTGCCCGAGACCATTCAGGCGCACATGATCGACGTGTGCAAGCGGCTCATCGCCGCCATCGGCTTCGACCAGGGCTGCTTCAACGTGGAGTTCCTCTGGGACGAGGCACGGGACAAGCTCTGGCTGGTGGAGGTGAACCCCCGCATATCCCAGTCCCACAGCGATCTGTTTCTCAAGGTGGACGGCATGTCCAATCACGAGATCGCCGTCGCCGTGGCCCTGGGGCGCGCGCCCCGTTTCCGCCGCGCCGGCGGGCGCTACAAGGCCGCGGGCATGTTCATGCTGAACAAGTACGGCGATGCGGAGATCCTGCGCGTACCGCACCCGGAGGAACTGGAAGCCCTCGCCCGGGAATTCCCGGACGCCCACCTGATGCTCGAGGCCCGCGAGGGCATACGCCTGTCCGAGCTGCCCAATCAGGATGCCTACCGCTACGTGGTGGGCGAGGCCAGCATAGGCGGCGAGGACGATGCCGATCTGCAGGCCAAATTCCAGCGACTGCTCGCCCGTGCGCCCTTCGAGTTCAGCGACCACCGCCCGCTCAACCAATAA
- the thiI gene encoding tRNA uracil 4-sulfurtransferase ThiI → MQANRILVSYAEIALKGRNRADFERALRRHIRQRLRADGLDWPVRQSHQRIYVEVPPAQAARTEEVLELLGQVAGIANYTPVISLSAKRTGQAEGLPSIEPAAEILLEIARRQYREGLRFAVRVNRADKRFPGKSDELGRELGARILQHTDWSQVSLSKPDVTFRVDIYSQGMFVYAEKHPGMGGLPVGTTGHALALLSGGIDSPVAAWTLFKRGCRLDFMHMTASPAQQKLESNSVVMQLARQLSRYGLRCRLHLLPYTHFDLGLMGHNSGYDVVMFRRFMFRTAQALAERIGAAALVAGDSLGQVASQTLENMVSSSRALEMPILRPLVGLDKNEIIDIARRIGTYETSIQPYKDCCALLSGQPKTRSSHEVLERMEREIFPDYPKLIEDTLAEMVTIKYFAGKAVTE, encoded by the coding sequence ATGCAAGCCAACCGCATCCTCGTCAGCTACGCCGAGATCGCCCTCAAGGGGCGTAACCGCGCCGATTTCGAGCGCGCCCTGCGCCGCCACATTCGTCAGCGCCTGCGCGCGGACGGCCTGGACTGGCCGGTGCGCCAGAGCCACCAGCGCATCTACGTGGAAGTGCCGCCGGCCCAGGCCGCCCGCACCGAGGAAGTCCTCGAGCTGCTGGGCCAGGTAGCGGGCATCGCCAATTACACCCCGGTGATCTCCCTGTCGGCGAAACGCACCGGCCAGGCGGAAGGCCTGCCCAGCATAGAGCCCGCCGCCGAGATCCTGCTGGAGATCGCCCGTCGCCAGTACCGCGAGGGGCTGCGCTTTGCCGTGCGGGTGAACCGCGCCGACAAGCGTTTTCCCGGCAAATCCGACGAGCTGGGCCGGGAGCTGGGGGCGCGCATCCTGCAGCACACCGACTGGTCCCAGGTGAGCCTGAGCAAGCCGGACGTGACCTTCCGGGTGGATATCTACTCCCAGGGCATGTTCGTCTACGCCGAGAAGCACCCGGGCATGGGTGGGCTGCCGGTGGGCACCACGGGCCACGCGCTGGCCCTGCTCTCCGGCGGCATCGATTCGCCGGTGGCGGCCTGGACGCTGTTCAAGCGCGGCTGCCGGCTGGATTTCATGCACATGACCGCCAGCCCCGCCCAGCAGAAACTCGAGAGCAACAGCGTGGTCATGCAACTGGCGCGGCAATTGTCCCGGTACGGCCTGCGCTGCCGCCTGCACCTGCTGCCCTACACCCATTTCGACCTGGGCCTGATGGGCCACAACAGCGGCTACGACGTGGTGATGTTCCGCCGCTTCATGTTCCGCACCGCCCAGGCCCTGGCCGAGCGCATCGGCGCGGCGGCGCTGGTGGCCGGCGACAGCCTGGGCCAGGTGGCTTCCCAGACCCTGGAGAATATGGTCAGCTCCTCCCGGGCGCTGGAGATGCCGATCCTGCGCCCGCTGGTGGGCCTGGACAAGAACGAGATCATCGACATCGCCCGGCGCATCGGCACCTACGAGACCTCCATCCAGCCCTACAAGGACTGCTGCGCGCTGCTCAGCGGCCAGCCCAAGACCCGTTCCAGCCACGAAGTCCTGGAGCGCATGGAGCGGGAGATCTTCCCCGACTACCCGAAGCTGATCGAGGACACCCTGGCGGAGATGGTCACCATCAAGTATTTCGCCGGCAAGGCGGTCACCGAATAG
- a CDS encoding alpha/beta hydrolase has protein sequence MYRLGLILLVSMLLAACGAPTQNGGANRQALEARFGEERIRLSDGTRLPLRRWLPAQPSPQAVVLALHGFNDYSRAFQGLGHYLAERGIASYAYDQRGFGETASRGLWAGGPRMIDDARAVLLRLRQRYPDTPVYLLGESMGGAVALSAAAEGELPADGLVLLAPAVWARQTMPWYQRTALWVAARVAPEWRPSGKGLGRVASDNTEMLRGLGRDPLVIKKTRIEAVEGLANLMDRALAASPALPLPTLILYGARDDIVPRQATCRMLRSLPGREAVAWRFAYYQAGYHMLTRDLQGERVMGDIVAWLQDPQAALPSGEEATGNWAVSVCGMAV, from the coding sequence CGCAGAACGGCGGCGCCAATCGGCAGGCGCTGGAGGCGCGCTTCGGCGAAGAGCGCATCCGCCTTAGCGACGGCACCCGCCTGCCCCTGCGCCGCTGGCTCCCGGCGCAGCCATCTCCGCAGGCCGTGGTGCTGGCCCTGCACGGCTTCAACGACTACAGCCGGGCCTTCCAGGGGCTGGGCCATTATCTCGCCGAACGGGGCATCGCCAGTTATGCCTATGACCAGCGCGGCTTCGGCGAGACGGCCAGCCGCGGCTTGTGGGCCGGCGGCCCGCGCATGATCGACGATGCCCGCGCTGTGCTCCTGCGCCTCCGGCAGCGTTACCCGGATACCCCGGTGTATCTGCTCGGCGAAAGCATGGGTGGCGCGGTCGCCCTGAGCGCGGCCGCCGAAGGCGAATTGCCCGCCGATGGCCTGGTGCTGCTCGCCCCCGCCGTCTGGGCGCGCCAGACCATGCCCTGGTACCAGCGCACCGCCCTGTGGGTAGCCGCGCGGGTGGCCCCCGAATGGCGGCCCAGCGGCAAGGGTCTGGGCCGGGTCGCCTCGGACAATACCGAGATGCTGCGCGGGCTGGGGCGTGACCCTCTGGTGATCAAGAAAACGCGCATCGAGGCGGTGGAGGGGCTGGCCAATCTGATGGATCGGGCCCTGGCCGCGAGCCCCGCACTGCCCTTGCCCACACTGATCCTGTATGGCGCACGGGATGACATCGTGCCCCGGCAAGCCACCTGCCGGATGCTCCGGAGCCTGCCGGGCCGCGAGGCGGTGGCCTGGCGTTTTGCCTACTACCAGGCGGGGTACCATATGCTCACCCGGGACCTGCAGGGCGAGCGGGTGATGGGCGACATCGTCGCCTGGCTGCAGGATCCCCAGGCGGCCCTGCCGTCCGGCGAGGAGGCCACCGGCAATTGGGCGGTGAGCGTATGCGGCATGGCGGTTTGA